The Nitrospirales bacterium genome includes a window with the following:
- a CDS encoding proteasome accessory factor PafA2 family protein, giving the protein MRNRIFGIETEYGLLIHEERPDRPPSWIAYQIIDHLFRVKRYGVLDLHHRGYDEPPGNGGFLLNGGRMYVDMGHLEFASPECHSLRDLVASDRAGDWLLQDAIEEMGLAEQVSLIKNNIDHETDATFGCHENYLVSREFPFSYSGLGKLIPFLVTRQIFTGAGRIGAAENPNGWIPLEHLTRERETAENTERSLTVPYQISQRADYIVNDFFEWVQHNRAIINTRDEPLADPTQFRRIHLLVGDSNLSEVATALKMGTTGLVLQLIEDGHAPTGLDLPDPVEALREVSRDPERTWQLTLATGERLSAIDIQERFLERAQKRYHGQDEETDWVLAQWESVLNDLRVDYTRVIGRVDWASKLWLLETFREQEQLSWQDPWLKSLDLEYHNVNPQKGLYFGLADEGRVPFVTTHDAIELSKYAPPRDTRAFGRGEVVKDLVDRSWPDGSDLEQHERRFPPYVINWSVFQVLGQSAFLMPDPFRTYAQEVQAYLKPT; this is encoded by the coding sequence GTGCGTAATCGTATTTTTGGAATAGAAACCGAGTATGGTTTGCTCATTCACGAAGAGCGGCCGGATCGTCCACCGTCCTGGATTGCCTATCAAATCATCGACCATCTGTTTCGCGTCAAGCGCTACGGGGTGTTGGACCTCCACCATCGCGGGTATGATGAACCGCCCGGGAACGGGGGCTTTCTCTTAAATGGCGGGCGAATGTATGTGGATATGGGCCATCTAGAATTTGCCTCTCCAGAATGTCATTCCTTGCGGGATCTTGTCGCGTCTGACCGGGCGGGCGATTGGTTATTGCAGGACGCCATTGAGGAGATGGGGTTGGCGGAACAGGTTTCGCTGATTAAAAATAATATTGATCATGAAACCGATGCGACGTTTGGCTGTCATGAAAACTACCTGGTCTCTCGAGAGTTTCCTTTCAGCTATAGCGGGCTAGGCAAGCTCATTCCCTTTCTGGTCACCCGTCAAATTTTTACCGGAGCCGGTAGAATCGGCGCGGCGGAAAATCCTAATGGTTGGATTCCCCTCGAACATCTCACTCGTGAACGTGAGACGGCCGAAAATACAGAACGTTCACTCACGGTGCCCTATCAGATTTCCCAGCGGGCGGATTATATCGTCAATGATTTTTTTGAGTGGGTTCAGCACAATCGGGCGATTATCAACACTCGTGATGAACCGCTGGCTGATCCCACGCAATTCCGACGGATTCATCTATTGGTCGGGGATTCCAATCTTTCAGAAGTCGCGACGGCCTTGAAGATGGGAACGACAGGATTGGTCCTTCAGCTTATCGAGGATGGTCATGCTCCCACGGGACTGGACCTGCCTGACCCCGTCGAAGCACTTCGGGAAGTATCACGTGATCCTGAACGTACGTGGCAACTGACCCTGGCGACCGGAGAGCGACTTTCAGCCATCGATATTCAGGAACGGTTTCTCGAACGGGCACAGAAACGGTATCACGGTCAGGATGAAGAAACGGATTGGGTGTTAGCGCAATGGGAAAGTGTGTTAAATGACCTGCGTGTGGACTATACACGAGTGATCGGTCGGGTCGATTGGGCGTCCAAGCTCTGGCTGCTTGAAACGTTTCGCGAGCAGGAACAACTATCGTGGCAGGATCCGTGGCTGAAGAGCCTTGACCTTGAGTACCACAATGTCAATCCTCAAAAAGGGCTCTACTTTGGGTTAGCGGACGAAGGTCGGGTACCGTTCGTCACGACACATGACGCTATCGAATTATCGAAATACGCACCGCCCAGAGATACACGGGCCTTTGGTCGTGGAGAAGTCGTCAAGGATTTAGTTGATCGATCGTGGCCAGATGGATCGGATCTGGAACAACACGAGCGACGTTTTCCCCCTTATGTGATCAATTGGTCCGTGTTTCAGGTACTGGGGCAGTCAGCGTTCCTTATGCCTGATCCCTTTCGCACCTACGCTCAGGAAGTGCAAGCGTATTTAAAGCCGACCTGA
- a CDS encoding molybdopterin-dependent oxidoreductase has protein sequence MLIQPNTQTFSLSRRALLKLGGVSVFFGTLPACDLGGMFAVPPRETVYFTPNDKFYTVNFSDSPYNFSRDIDIEQWRLTVKGEVRESAVLNWRDILNRTSFDQAATLMCIDTLPGGSSLGNAMWRGISLKALLQEVGVDSETARDVIFRAADGYHDSIPFQRAMQEDVMLAYLMNGEKLPQMHGFPLRLVVPGLYGIKNVKWITEIEVYDGDYQGYWQRKGWTDDGTIKIFSRIDSPGHYQVLQGLKQRLRGLAFGGPRTIRDVELSFDQEKTWVRAEIEPPLSPYTWVIWNYDWVAPNQGKHMVSVRAIDIDGKIQTSEIVRPQPAGASGLHSIVLDVKAV, from the coding sequence ATGTTGATACAACCCAACACACAAACTTTCTCTCTTTCTCGCCGGGCACTTCTGAAGCTCGGTGGTGTGTCAGTCTTCTTTGGGACATTGCCCGCTTGTGATCTTGGGGGAATGTTTGCGGTCCCGCCACGCGAGACGGTGTATTTTACTCCGAATGATAAATTTTATACTGTGAATTTCTCTGATTCTCCATACAATTTTTCACGTGACATTGACATCGAACAGTGGCGCCTCACGGTCAAAGGTGAGGTTCGAGAGTCAGCGGTCTTGAACTGGCGTGATATCCTCAATCGGACCTCTTTTGATCAGGCCGCGACTCTCATGTGTATCGATACATTGCCAGGTGGCAGTAGTTTGGGCAATGCGATGTGGCGAGGCATTTCTCTAAAAGCGCTTCTTCAGGAGGTCGGGGTTGATAGCGAAACGGCAAGAGACGTAATCTTCCGAGCCGCGGATGGATACCATGACAGTATCCCATTTCAACGGGCCATGCAAGAGGATGTCATGCTAGCTTACCTCATGAATGGTGAAAAATTGCCGCAAATGCATGGCTTCCCTCTCCGTCTTGTCGTTCCTGGTCTCTATGGAATTAAGAACGTCAAATGGATTACAGAAATTGAAGTATACGATGGCGATTATCAAGGCTATTGGCAACGCAAAGGTTGGACGGACGATGGGACTATCAAGATCTTTTCACGCATCGATAGTCCAGGGCACTATCAAGTCTTGCAAGGGCTCAAACAACGCTTGCGCGGTCTAGCCTTTGGTGGCCCTCGGACTATTCGAGATGTCGAGTTGAGTTTTGATCAAGAAAAAACCTGGGTGCGAGCAGAAATCGAGCCACCGCTTTCTCCATACACGTGGGTGATATGGAATTACGATTGGGTCGCTCCAAACCAGGGGAAGCATATGGTCTCGGTTCGGGCGATTGATATTGATGGGAAAATTCAAACTTCCGAAATCGTGAGGCCGCAACCAGCCGGGGCCAG
- a CDS encoding proteasome subunit alpha, translating into MMGRHGDFFQLLKAQGYAFDELRSDSLAGGNGQQELITHGTTVLACKYHDGVLVGGDRRATAGMSVMYDRTDKVLELDRFCIMAIAGVPATAFEMARVLEHSFKYYRRSQLQDLSFEGKLRALTKLLKDNAPAALAGTGTVAPVFAGYDQDDREGKIYFYDILGAEFEGVDYAVSGSGSPTIRGILHYLHRWGERPLYDLPEEDAIILILRLLSSAAEFDAATGGINYEANLFPVIKRITSRGVEPIAAEHLKRLCEAQVTRYV; encoded by the coding sequence ATGATGGGACGGCACGGTGATTTTTTTCAACTGTTGAAAGCTCAGGGATATGCCTTTGATGAGCTCAGGTCTGACAGCCTGGCGGGGGGGAACGGACAACAGGAATTGATCACTCACGGGACGACGGTGTTGGCGTGTAAATATCATGATGGCGTGTTGGTGGGTGGAGACCGGCGGGCCACGGCCGGCATGTCGGTGATGTACGATCGAACCGACAAAGTGTTGGAGTTGGATCGATTTTGCATCATGGCTATTGCTGGTGTCCCGGCAACCGCGTTTGAAATGGCGAGAGTCTTGGAGCATTCGTTTAAGTATTATCGACGGAGCCAGCTCCAAGATTTAAGTTTTGAAGGCAAATTGCGGGCATTAACAAAGCTCTTGAAGGACAATGCGCCGGCGGCTTTGGCTGGAACGGGTACGGTAGCACCTGTATTCGCCGGGTATGACCAAGATGACCGAGAAGGCAAGATTTACTTCTATGACATTCTGGGCGCTGAATTTGAAGGCGTGGATTATGCCGTTTCTGGCTCGGGTTCGCCGACCATACGAGGCATACTTCATTATTTGCACCGCTGGGGTGAACGACCGTTGTACGACCTTCCTGAAGAGGATGCCATTATTCTCATTTTGCGACTTCTCAGTAGTGCGGCCGAGTTTGATGCTGCGACTGGCGGTATTAATTATGAAGCCAATCTATTTCCCGTCATCAAACGGATAACATCCCGTGGGGTCGAGCCAATCGCCGCGGAGCATCTCAAACGACTGTGTGAAGCGCAGGTGACGCGATATGTATGA
- a CDS encoding SDR family oxidoreductase, translating to MRILITGGAGFLGSHLCDLLIRQGHEVIGMDNFITGRPENIAHLMGHDRFTFIRYNVCDYLHIDGQLDAVMHFASPASPQDYLEFPIATMKVGALGTHKALGLAKAKNSRFLLASTSEVYGDPLVNPQSESYWGNVNPISPRGVYDEAKRFGEAITTAYHTYHGLDTRIVRIFNTFGPRMRPKDGRVVSNFIVQALKNHTLTVYGDGSQTRSFCYVDDLVRGIVSLLMAPDDGPATTNDDEVVKGTTDRKVTIHYPVNIGNPRELTVLEIAKLVLSLTGSTSGIDHLPLPIGDPKVRRPDIQRAKSVLNWEPEVTLEDGLAKTIAYFKNIV from the coding sequence ATGAGAATCTTAATTACCGGCGGCGCCGGATTTTTAGGCAGCCATCTATGCGACCTTCTCATTCGACAGGGACATGAGGTGATCGGCATGGATAATTTTATCACGGGCCGCCCGGAAAACATTGCCCATCTCATGGGGCACGATCGGTTTACCTTTATTCGATACAACGTGTGCGACTATTTGCATATCGATGGGCAACTCGATGCCGTCATGCACTTTGCTTCTCCGGCCAGCCCACAGGATTATCTCGAATTTCCTATTGCCACGATGAAGGTAGGAGCGCTCGGCACACACAAGGCGCTTGGATTGGCCAAGGCAAAGAATTCGAGGTTTCTCTTAGCCAGCACGTCTGAGGTGTATGGCGATCCCCTCGTGAACCCGCAATCTGAATCCTATTGGGGCAATGTGAACCCCATCAGCCCACGTGGCGTGTATGATGAAGCGAAGCGATTTGGAGAGGCGATCACTACGGCTTACCATACGTACCACGGACTCGACACCCGCATCGTACGCATCTTTAACACGTTCGGCCCACGGATGCGCCCCAAAGATGGTCGCGTCGTGTCGAATTTTATCGTCCAGGCATTGAAAAACCACACCCTCACCGTCTACGGGGATGGATCCCAAACCCGTAGTTTTTGTTATGTCGATGATCTTGTTCGAGGTATCGTCTCACTCCTGATGGCACCTGATGATGGGCCAGCAACAACGAATGACGACGAGGTCGTCAAGGGTACGACGGACCGAAAGGTGACGATCCACTACCCCGTGAATATCGGCAACCCGCGGGAACTGACTGTGCTTGAAATTGCCAAACTCGTCCTCAGCCTCACTGGCTCCACCAGCGGAATTGATCACCTCCCCCTTCCGATCGGCGACCCCAAGGTCAGAAGACCGGACATTCAACGCGCCAAATCCGTGCTCAACTGGGAACCGGAAGTGACGTTGGAAGATGGTCTGGCCAAAACCATTGCCTACTTTAAAAACATTGTTTGA